From Rudanella lutea DSM 19387, a single genomic window includes:
- a CDS encoding Uma2 family endonuclease — protein sequence MAAITSLDQLDPNKQYTYADYLTWQFSERVELIWGYIRKMSAPNRRHQKIVSDLHGNTWMYLRGKPCRVYQAPFDVRLPRKHKVTNEEIATVTQPDLCVICDPTKLDTAGCKGAPDWVIEVLSKGNTRKEMKEKFEAYEEAGVREYWIVQPAYDNVLVYTLQDGKFQAQPPLFSDEIVSPHIFPDLKIDLNEVFAD from the coding sequence ATGGCCGCAATCACCAGTCTTGACCAACTTGACCCTAACAAGCAGTACACCTATGCCGATTACCTGACCTGGCAGTTTTCGGAGCGAGTTGAGTTGATTTGGGGGTACATTCGGAAAATGTCGGCCCCAAATCGTCGGCATCAAAAAATTGTCAGTGATTTGCACGGCAACACATGGATGTACTTGCGTGGAAAGCCATGTCGGGTTTATCAGGCACCTTTTGATGTACGCTTACCTCGGAAACACAAGGTAACAAACGAGGAAATTGCCACCGTGACGCAACCGGATTTATGCGTTATCTGTGACCCGACAAAGTTGGATACCGCAGGGTGCAAGGGAGCACCGGACTGGGTTATTGAAGTTCTTTCTAAAGGCAATACGAGGAAAGAAATGAAAGAGAAGTTTGAAGCTTACGAGGAAGCAGGTGTCAGAGAATACTGGATCGTACAACCTGCTTATGACAACGTACTCGTTTACACACTTCAGGATGGAAAGTTTCAGGCGCAACCTCCCCTTTTTTCCGACGAAATAGTAAGTCCCCATATTTTCCCTGACCTTAAGATAGACCTCAATGAAGTCTTCGCTGACTAA
- a CDS encoding SDR family NAD(P)-dependent oxidoreductase, translating into MKSSLTNSIILITGAASGIGRSLAIQAAQLGGQVIATDVNEAGLTETDQLAGGGLIRHRLDVADAEAITAFAGRVIPTLAGRPLILVNNAGVALNSGPFSETSAEEFDWLLSINLFGVIRMTRAFLPYMLEQSRSGGGGSHLVNLSSVFGFAGIQGQSAYCTAKFGVRGFTETLRMELMGTGVGVSCVHPGGIDTNIARAARRGASGYVTDAMHAQTTTSFKQMARTSPDEAARQIWAGVQQGNTRIVIGPDGRLIDWLTRLLPKSYTRLFKRQLEKSFTL; encoded by the coding sequence ATGAAGTCTTCGCTGACTAACTCCATAATCCTGATTACCGGGGCCGCATCGGGCATTGGCCGTTCTCTGGCGATTCAGGCTGCCCAACTTGGGGGGCAGGTGATCGCTACCGATGTGAACGAGGCAGGCCTGACCGAGACAGACCAACTGGCGGGTGGTGGTCTGATTCGGCACCGGCTCGACGTGGCCGATGCCGAGGCCATCACCGCTTTTGCCGGTCGGGTGATCCCGACATTGGCCGGGCGCCCGCTCATCCTGGTCAACAATGCGGGCGTGGCGCTCAACAGTGGGCCGTTTTCCGAAACATCGGCCGAGGAGTTCGATTGGCTGTTGAGCATTAATCTGTTCGGCGTGATTCGGATGACGCGCGCCTTTTTGCCCTACATGCTCGAGCAGAGCCGGTCGGGTGGGGGAGGGAGTCACCTTGTCAACCTGTCGAGTGTGTTTGGCTTTGCGGGCATACAGGGGCAATCGGCCTATTGCACGGCCAAGTTTGGGGTTCGGGGCTTCACCGAGACCCTGCGCATGGAGCTGATGGGCACCGGTGTGGGTGTCAGTTGCGTGCATCCGGGCGGTATCGACACCAACATTGCCCGGGCGGCCCGGCGGGGAGCGAGTGGTTACGTGACCGACGCCATGCATGCACAAACCACTACGAGTTTCAAACAGATGGCCCGTACCTCACCCGACGAAGCGGCCCGACAGATCTGGGCGGGCGTACAACAGGGCAATACCCGCATCGTGATTGGGCCCGATGGGCGGCTTATCGACTGGCTGACCCGCTTACTGCCCAAATCATACACCCGCCTGTTTAAGCGGCAGCTGGAAAAATCGTTTACGCTTTAG